One Ranitomeya imitator isolate aRanImi1 chromosome 1, aRanImi1.pri, whole genome shotgun sequence DNA window includes the following coding sequences:
- the RPL37 gene encoding large ribosomal subunit protein eL37, with protein sequence MTKGTSSFGKRRNKTHTLCRRCGSKAYHLQKSTCGKCGYPAKRKRKYNWSAKAKRRNTTGTGRMRHLKVVNRRFKNGFREGTTPKPKRAAVAASSSS encoded by the exons ATG aCGAAGGGAACATCGTCATTCGGAAAGCGTCGCAATAAGACGCACACTCTGTGCCGTCGCTGCGGGTCCAAGGCCTACCATCTGCAGAAATCCACCTGTGGAAAGTGTGGATACCCAGCCAAGCGCAAGAGAAAGT acaaCTGGAGTGCCAAGGCGAAGAGACGCAACACCACCGGCACTGGCCGCATGCGACATCTGAAAGTTGTGAACCGCAGATTCAA AAATGGATTCCGTGAAGGCACAACACCTAAACCCAAGAGGGCCGCAGTGGCGGCTTCAAGCTCATCTTAA